Proteins encoded together in one uncultured Fusobacterium sp. window:
- a CDS encoding N-acetyltransferase, translating to MIRRAEKKDYEKIMEIWKNSNIKAHDFIDKGYWIGNYENVRDNYLPISDTYLLEEGGEIKGFISLIDSTFIGGLFCGVNNQCKGYGTRLLNFVKERYPFLELAVYDKNVKALEFYQKNSFKIVKTQVDEETGELEHIMEWKNKE from the coding sequence ATGATAAGAAGAGCAGAAAAGAAAGATTATGAAAAAATAATGGAGATATGGAAAAATTCTAATATAAAGGCACATGATTTTATTGATAAGGGGTATTGGATAGGAAATTATGAAAATGTAAGGGATAACTATCTTCCAATATCAGATACATATCTTCTAGAGGAAGGGGGAGAGATAAAGGGATTTATAAGCTTGATAGATAGTACTTTTATAGGTGGATTATTTTGTGGAGTGAATAATCAATGTAAAGGGTATGGAACTAGGCTTTTGAATTTTGTAAAGGAGAGATATCCATTTTTAGAATTAGCTGTTTATGATAAAAATGTAAAAGCTCTTGAATTCTATCAGAAAAATAGTTTTAAAATTGTGAAAACTCAAGTGGATGAAGAGACTGGAGAGTTGGAACATATAATGGAATGGAAAAATAAAGAGTAA
- a CDS encoding arsenate reductase family protein, translating to MIQIFGKKNCNESKKAERFFKERGIKVQFINLKGKAPSKGELKSITAKYPLEELIDSDGTEYKKRNLQYMVFDLEETLLENPILFKSPILRNKNEVILGYDPEILKRWAELEK from the coding sequence ATGATACAAATATTTGGTAAGAAAAATTGTAATGAGAGTAAAAAAGCAGAGAGATTTTTTAAAGAACGTGGAATAAAAGTTCAATTTATTAATTTAAAAGGGAAAGCTCCATCAAAAGGAGAGTTAAAAAGTATAACTGCAAAATATCCTTTAGAAGAGTTAATAGATAGTGATGGAACAGAGTATAAAAAGAGAAATCTTCAATATATGGTTTTTGATTTAGAGGAAACTCTATTAGAAAATCCTATTCTTTTTAAATCTCCAATATTAAGAAATAAAAATGAAGTAATTTTAGGTTATGATCCTGAAATTTTAAAAAGATGGGCTGAATTAGAAAAATAA
- the aroE gene encoding shikimate dehydrogenase, producing the protein MKTYGLIGEKLGHSLSPEIHQYIFNKYGIKGFYSLYEIERENIDKALESMRTLGIEGVNITIPYKENFLNKVDFLSKEAQEIGAINVLKIEKNRISGYNSDYYGFIRLLERGKIEIKDKKCVVLGTGGGAKAIIVALKDLGAKEIVVVSRSREGKVEKLKERFTYINVATYEDKIDGDVIVNCTPVGMYPNIDISPVSEEVVKRFESVVDIIYNPLQTKFLYFAEKNGIKNIDGLFMLIEQAIKAEEIWQDREFDKELGEELYQKLSLNFK; encoded by the coding sequence ATGAAAACTTATGGTTTGATAGGGGAAAAACTAGGGCACTCTCTTTCACCAGAGATTCATCAATATATTTTCAATAAATATGGAATAAAAGGTTTTTACTCACTTTATGAGATAGAGCGAGAAAATATAGATAAAGCCCTTGAAAGTATGAGAACATTAGGAATAGAAGGTGTTAATATAACTATTCCCTATAAGGAGAATTTTTTAAATAAAGTAGATTTTCTATCTAAAGAGGCACAGGAGATAGGAGCAATAAATGTTTTAAAAATAGAAAAAAATAGAATTTCTGGATATAATAGTGACTACTATGGATTTATAAGACTTCTTGAAAGAGGAAAAATTGAGATAAAAGATAAAAAATGTGTAGTCCTTGGAACAGGGGGAGGAGCAAAGGCTATAATAGTAGCTTTAAAAGATTTAGGAGCAAAGGAGATAGTTGTAGTTTCAAGAAGTAGAGAGGGAAAAGTAGAGAAGTTAAAAGAAAGATTTACATATATAAATGTAGCAACTTATGAAGATAAAATAGATGGGGATGTAATAGTAAACTGTACACCTGTGGGAATGTATCCAAATATTGATATTTCTCCTGTATCAGAAGAGGTAGTGAAAAGATTTGAAAGTGTAGTTGATATAATATACAACCCTCTTCAAACTAAATTTTTATATTTTGCAGAAAAAAATGGTATAAAAAATATAGATGGGCTTTTTATGTTGATTGAACAAGCTATAAAAGCAGAGGAGATATGGCAAGATAGAGAGTTTGATAAGGAACTGGGAGAGGAGCTTTACCAAAAATTATCTTTAAATTTTAAATAA
- the aroQ gene encoding type II 3-dehydroquinate dehydratase, with the protein MKILILNGPNINFLGIREKEVYGKETYESMCNYILNSFEETDIEIDILQSNVEGEMINILQKAYFEKYDGIVINPGAYTHTSIALFDAIKSINIPTVEVHLSNIHQREEFRHKSFTAPACIGQICGFGKEGYILAVEGLIVHIKDKENF; encoded by the coding sequence ATGAAAATTTTAATATTAAATGGTCCCAATATAAATTTCTTAGGAATTAGAGAAAAAGAGGTATACGGAAAAGAAACATATGAGAGTATGTGTAATTATATACTTAATAGTTTTGAGGAAACAGATATTGAGATAGATATTTTACAAAGTAATGTTGAAGGTGAGATGATAAACATACTTCAAAAAGCATATTTTGAAAAATATGATGGAATAGTAATAAATCCTGGAGCTTACACACATACTTCAATAGCTCTTTTTGACGCAATAAAGAGTATAAATATTCCAACTGTTGAAGTTCATCTTTCAAATATTCATCAAAGAGAGGAGTTTAGACATAAATCTTTCACAGCTCCTGCTTGCATTGGACAGATCTGTGGTTTTGGTAAAGAAGGGTATATTTTAGCAGTAGAAGGGCTAATTGTGCACATAAAAGACAAAGAAAACTTTTAA
- a CDS encoding DUF2628 domain-containing protein, whose translation MKNPLIIEDIEFIENNIMSIRSKVGFNFQYYIDEWLSDKTKFNFWAFFLAPFWLGAKGMFEYVFLYCILTNLFVNRIPSLHLILIVLLPIYFGFKGDILYFKKIKSEISNSTDFSVNGLLGICLVIAIQIGTYYLIA comes from the coding sequence ATGAAAAATCCATTAATAATTGAAGATATTGAATTTATTGAAAATAATATTATGAGTATCCGTTCAAAGGTAGGTTTTAATTTTCAATACTATATTGATGAGTGGTTATCTGATAAAACAAAGTTTAATTTCTGGGCATTCTTTCTAGCACCATTTTGGTTAGGAGCAAAGGGAATGTTTGAGTATGTTTTCCTATATTGTATTCTTACTAATCTATTTGTAAATCGTATTCCTAGTTTGCACCTAATTTTAATTGTACTTTTACCTATATATTTTGGTTTTAAAGGTGATATTCTCTATTTCAAAAAGATCAAAAGTGAGATTTCCAATTCCACTGATTTTAGTGTGAATGGCTTGCTTGGAATTTGCCTTGTTATAGCAATTCAAATAGGGACATATTACCTTATAGCATAA
- a CDS encoding SMC family ATPase — translation MKINRIYLENYRIHEKLEVEFDKGINLLLGENGKGKSSILEAIGYALFDSGLRGAKKDAIQYGKKNGKIQVEFTGVDREEYIVTKKLNGGRTIYRKSNPELELEVKEDRIRELCGIRGDIKDVYDNVIVAKQNEFISSFKATGKDREKTFDKVFNTEIYREIYDGYSKDVEGKYKNKIAIEENSIKSISDIMEDSQEIKEKLELEEDREKEFEKYLNNLSAELKEIKEKLNQISDTELKIEKINGEIRKSEEVLNSITLQEEKLKKQIEETILAKDIADKNKEKHNEYIKTSEILENIKKEKKELDQIREKQNSLEKDLISLEKLESDCKNQIDLWKNSIENLKVSCREKKDRVDFLQGEIEKKEKNLQVYKVELEKNIPLLKELEKFESDIETGEKTLNTFIVKLQEKEQDLKIKKEQRDNLIKEKLDEKIVKFEALKEKKRELEREKEQNISLGRANDEAYKKLQSSICPFLNENCKNLSGKDINSFFINRRKTYTEIVKSKIAEIEKIEEELKDKEKIVEMKTILNRLNYEIELKISEIEVDQIKFQRGEEKLKNKKLEYENWKLINNIKNREEILAKNTQLETKIENENSEKDIIERDKIKNILNEDIERGKELKEKIENEISKINELSLKEEEIRCSIEENKPTLVKYQELSEEVEKYEVLLNSLKESNELYLENYKKALEKESLEVEKEGLKEKESQEEKILESLRENLIKLENSLVSLNKEELEKSQVEKDEKVAEIREKLGGINGEIKNLNDKLAKIKEHENIIKDKKKSLEKLKMKLELTKAFRERIKSMGKEVSKNMLKEIEILATENFRKITGRGEKVIWSNEDKDKYSVYLSGDRGELRFEQLSGGEQVAVAISIRGAMSELFTESRFSIFDEPTNNLDSERRKSLADSIGEILKNLEQSIIVTHDDTFREMAQKVIEL, via the coding sequence ATGAAGATAAATAGAATATATTTAGAAAACTATCGTATCCATGAGAAACTTGAAGTTGAATTTGATAAGGGAATAAATCTACTTTTAGGGGAGAATGGAAAGGGAAAATCCTCAATATTAGAGGCTATTGGTTATGCTCTTTTTGATTCAGGATTAAGAGGGGCAAAAAAAGATGCAATTCAATATGGAAAAAAAAATGGAAAGATTCAAGTTGAATTTACAGGAGTTGATAGGGAAGAATATATAGTAACTAAAAAACTTAATGGAGGAAGGACTATATATAGAAAATCAAATCCAGAGCTTGAACTTGAAGTAAAAGAGGATAGAATAAGAGAACTTTGTGGTATTAGAGGGGATATAAAAGATGTCTATGACAATGTAATTGTAGCTAAGCAAAATGAGTTTATATCATCTTTTAAGGCAACTGGTAAGGATAGAGAGAAAACTTTTGATAAGGTTTTTAATACTGAAATATATAGAGAGATCTATGATGGGTACTCAAAAGATGTTGAAGGAAAGTATAAAAATAAGATAGCTATTGAAGAGAATAGCATTAAAAGTATATCAGATATTATGGAAGATTCCCAAGAGATTAAAGAAAAATTAGAGCTTGAAGAGGATAGAGAGAAGGAGTTTGAAAAATACCTGAATAATCTTTCAGCTGAATTAAAAGAGATCAAGGAAAAATTAAATCAGATAAGTGATACAGAACTAAAAATAGAAAAGATAAATGGAGAGATTAGAAAAAGTGAGGAAGTTTTAAATAGTATTACTTTACAAGAAGAGAAATTGAAAAAGCAGATTGAGGAAACTATTTTAGCTAAGGATATAGCTGATAAAAACAAAGAAAAGCACAATGAGTATATTAAAACTTCTGAGATTTTGGAAAATATAAAAAAAGAGAAAAAAGAGCTTGATCAGATAAGAGAGAAACAAAATAGTTTAGAAAAAGATTTAATCTCATTGGAAAAATTAGAGAGTGATTGTAAAAATCAGATAGATTTATGGAAAAATAGTATTGAAAATTTAAAGGTAAGTTGTAGAGAGAAAAAAGATAGAGTTGACTTTTTACAAGGGGAGATTGAGAAAAAAGAGAAAAATCTTCAAGTATATAAAGTTGAATTAGAAAAGAATATACCACTTTTAAAAGAATTGGAAAAGTTTGAAAGTGATATTGAAACTGGAGAAAAAACTTTAAATACTTTTATAGTAAAACTTCAAGAGAAAGAGCAAGATTTAAAGATTAAAAAGGAACAGAGAGATAATCTAATTAAGGAAAAATTAGATGAAAAAATAGTTAAATTTGAAGCTTTAAAAGAGAAAAAAAGAGAGCTTGAAAGAGAGAAGGAACAAAATATCTCACTTGGTAGAGCTAATGATGAAGCATATAAAAAACTTCAATCTTCAATCTGCCCATTTTTAAATGAAAATTGTAAAAATTTAAGTGGAAAAGATATTAATAGTTTTTTTATAAATAGAAGAAAAACATATACTGAGATAGTTAAGAGTAAAATAGCAGAGATTGAAAAGATTGAGGAAGAGTTAAAAGATAAAGAAAAGATAGTTGAAATGAAAACTATATTAAATAGGCTTAACTATGAGATTGAATTAAAAATTAGTGAAATAGAAGTTGATCAAATTAAATTTCAAAGGGGAGAAGAAAAGTTAAAAAATAAAAAACTTGAGTATGAAAACTGGAAATTGATCAATAATATAAAAAATCGTGAGGAGATTTTAGCTAAAAATACTCAATTAGAAACTAAAATTGAAAATGAAAATAGTGAAAAAGATATTATTGAGAGAGATAAAATTAAAAATATTTTAAATGAAGATATTGAAAGGGGAAAAGAGCTTAAAGAGAAGATTGAAAATGAGATCTCAAAAATTAATGAGTTATCTTTAAAAGAAGAAGAGATAAGATGTTCTATTGAGGAGAATAAACCTACTCTTGTAAAATATCAAGAATTAAGTGAGGAAGTTGAAAAATATGAAGTTCTTTTAAACTCTTTGAAAGAGAGTAATGAACTATATTTAGAAAACTATAAAAAGGCTCTTGAGAAAGAGAGTTTGGAAGTTGAAAAAGAGGGATTGAAAGAGAAAGAGAGTCAAGAGGAGAAAATTTTAGAGAGTCTTAGAGAGAATTTAATAAAGTTAGAAAATAGTCTTGTTTCTCTAAATAAAGAAGAACTTGAGAAAAGCCAAGTTGAAAAAGATGAGAAAGTGGCAGAGATAAGAGAGAAACTTGGTGGAATTAATGGAGAGATTAAAAATCTAAATGACAAATTAGCTAAGATTAAAGAGCATGAGAATATAATTAAAGATAAGAAGAAAAGTTTAGAAAAATTAAAGATGAAGTTGGAGTTAACAAAGGCATTTAGAGAAAGAATAAAATCTATGGGTAAAGAGGTTTCGAAAAATATGCTAAAAGAGATAGAGATTTTAGCTACTGAAAACTTTAGAAAGATAACTGGTAGAGGAGAGAAAGTTATTTGGTCAAATGAGGACAAGGATAAATACAGTGTTTATCTATCTGGAGATAGAGGAGAGTTGAGGTTTGAGCAACTTTCTGGTGGAGAACAAGTGGCAGTGGCTATCTCTATAAGAGGGGCTATGAGTGAGCTATTTACAGAGAGTAGATTTTCAATCTTTGATGAACCAACTAATAACTTGGATTCAGAGAGAAGAAAGAGCCTTGCTGATTCTATTGGAGAGATTCTTAAAAATTTAGAGCAAAGTATAATTGTAACCCATGATGATACATTTAGAGAGATGGCACAGAAGGTAATTGAATTATAG
- a CDS encoding exonuclease SbcCD subunit D, which produces MKILHCSDIHLGKKPFGTREFSQKRYLDFFRAFDQICDKGIELKVDLMLIAGDLFDKKELTPDTLERCEKTFLKLKNAKIDVLLIEGNHDNISGYDEVNSWISYLERKDYVKRGKYSFTGKDYKFEKIKIGDVNFYGVGYPGFAIDEVLEKLSEKLDENEKNIVLVHTAIGGGSEFIGGLASTSSIKKLKDKAIYIAGGHLHSFSVYPKDEPILFIPGSLEFWNVLNERSNTKGGILFDTDTKEYKFIEISPRKRVEENFTYEDNLVSEFETFVKSLELTGEELVIINVKLKDSGYVNVNELESILENNGALKGYINLRYPNSIYDRNMGEDGYYSIKDVEKEIVSHWEEFLDRERVVDYLQSFKEYQELKEDMGEEFFELFDKMLEGEIGE; this is translated from the coding sequence ATGAAAATTTTACATTGTTCAGATATACATTTAGGGAAGAAACCCTTTGGAACAAGGGAGTTTTCTCAAAAAAGATATCTTGATTTTTTTAGAGCCTTTGATCAGATTTGTGATAAGGGGATAGAATTAAAAGTTGATTTGATGCTTATTGCAGGGGATCTTTTTGATAAGAAGGAGCTTACTCCAGATACTTTGGAAAGATGTGAAAAAACATTTCTTAAATTAAAAAATGCCAAGATAGATGTGCTACTTATTGAGGGAAATCATGATAATATAAGTGGTTATGATGAGGTGAACTCTTGGATAAGTTATTTAGAGAGAAAAGATTATGTTAAAAGGGGAAAATACAGTTTTACTGGTAAGGATTATAAGTTTGAAAAGATAAAAATAGGTGATGTGAACTTCTATGGAGTGGGATACCCTGGTTTTGCTATTGATGAGGTATTGGAAAAATTAAGTGAAAAGTTAGATGAAAATGAAAAAAATATTGTTCTTGTACATACTGCAATAGGTGGTGGAAGTGAATTTATTGGTGGTTTAGCTTCAACAAGCTCAATAAAGAAACTAAAGGACAAGGCAATATATATAGCTGGTGGACATCTTCACTCATTTTCTGTGTACCCTAAAGATGAGCCAATACTTTTTATTCCCGGTTCTTTAGAGTTTTGGAATGTATTAAATGAGAGAAGTAACACAAAGGGTGGAATACTTTTTGATACAGATACAAAGGAGTATAAATTTATTGAGATCTCACCAAGAAAGAGAGTTGAAGAGAATTTTACTTATGAAGATAATTTAGTTTCAGAGTTTGAAACCTTTGTAAAAAGTTTAGAATTAACTGGAGAAGAATTGGTGATAATCAATGTAAAATTAAAGGATAGTGGTTATGTCAATGTAAATGAGTTAGAGTCTATTCTTGAAAATAATGGAGCATTGAAAGGGTATATAAATTTGAGATATCCTAACTCTATATATGATAGAAATATGGGAGAAGATGGATATTACTCTATAAAAGATGTGGAAAAGGAGATTGTTAGTCACTGGGAAGAGTTTTTAGATAGGGAAAGAGTGGTAGATTATCTACAAAGTTTTAAAGAGTATCAAGAGTTAAAAGAGGATATGGGAGAAGAATTTTTTGAGCTTTTTGATAAGATGCTAGAAGGGGAGATAGGAGAATGA
- a CDS encoding ATP-dependent DNA helicase has protein sequence MKNIDLNIEQRKAVESTEGPLLIIAGAGSGKTRVLVERTLNLLVNKKVAPEKILISTFTDRASKELIGRITKRLDEHNEKINIGNIYIGTLHSIFLRLIDEYIEFSNFKEGYRVLEDMDQDFFIYSKLKYFKELQGYNEFFTGDNFCRNAWERAKKLKYWLNKINETGRTLDYIKDDSNERVVFLRDAHKLYENLLIEDNVLDFASIQREIYRMLSTKEEVLIEVQEKIEYIMIDEYQDTNIIQEKIIFLIGEKRKNICVVGDDDQGIYRFRGATVRNIIEFPSRFTDVQCKTIILNKNYRSHKDIITFCNRWINLINWRGFRYEKNIEPLEEIEYSDRAGVVRIGGNSDRAWKENIYKFIKTLKTTGKIEDYSQVAFLFKSTRSSRVKDLGSYLEERGIPVYSPRSKTFFYKKEIKLVMGALLAVFPQTKAYVLDNVYLGRTVAYYKDCLGTLKKERTILDDVELYNWLLEKRKEYLNFGEEKRDNFSEIFYSLFAFKTFKNLINLEVEGAKDASATYNLGLFSKLLKQFEFISKLEKFTMENIERTLKYFFITHMKLLFEEELDEYENKGETPKGAVSFMTIHQAKGLEFPVVIVGSLENDPLIRDKADEEMLEKLTGIYNEFEPEDQRERFDFWRVFYTAFSRAKNLLVLTSIENRSGGKEIPARTFRPIYETIPYFTDENFKDLDIDKHSGTELKESFSYTRDILLYDECPLKYRFLREYEFATLKTNEISYGLLVHQSIEAINKQGIKNPDTIFDDEIVKDIIEKSSNGLYNSIRALIRKVDKDRAFTVLKKYIEYIGNDWKNILSSEEKIYSVEDNYLLEGIVDLILKRDGKIQLIDFKTGKFQGYESENFYIHKRQLEIYGYILKKKYLNEDIELYIYYVGDGEGSIIKVEADEKSLDIGKVEFDNIVKNILDKRFERRAFSEESCKKCEFVAYCRGDK, from the coding sequence ATGAAAAATATAGATTTGAATATAGAGCAAAGAAAAGCAGTAGAAAGCACAGAGGGACCACTTTTAATTATAGCAGGGGCAGGTTCTGGAAAAACTAGAGTTTTAGTTGAGAGAACATTAAACTTATTGGTAAATAAAAAAGTAGCTCCAGAGAAAATTCTTATTTCAACTTTTACAGATAGGGCCTCTAAGGAGCTAATTGGAAGAATAACTAAAAGGCTAGATGAACACAATGAAAAGATAAATATTGGAAATATATATATAGGGACACTTCACTCTATATTTTTAAGATTGATAGATGAATATATTGAATTTTCAAATTTTAAAGAGGGGTACAGAGTTCTTGAAGATATGGATCAAGACTTCTTTATATATAGTAAACTTAAATATTTTAAGGAACTTCAAGGATACAATGAATTTTTTACTGGAGATAATTTTTGTAGAAATGCTTGGGAGAGAGCTAAAAAATTAAAATATTGGTTGAATAAGATAAATGAAACAGGAAGAACTCTTGATTATATAAAAGATGATAGTAATGAGAGGGTAGTTTTTTTAAGAGATGCTCACAAATTATATGAAAATTTGTTGATAGAGGATAATGTTTTAGATTTTGCCTCAATTCAAAGAGAGATATATAGAATGCTCTCTACAAAAGAAGAGGTATTGATAGAGGTTCAAGAGAAGATTGAGTATATAATGATAGATGAGTATCAAGATACAAATATCATTCAAGAGAAGATAATATTTTTAATTGGAGAAAAGAGAAAAAATATCTGTGTAGTAGGTGATGATGATCAAGGAATATACAGATTTAGAGGAGCAACAGTAAGAAATATTATTGAATTTCCTTCAAGATTTACAGATGTACAATGTAAAACAATAATTTTAAATAAAAACTATCGTTCTCATAAAGATATAATTACATTTTGTAACAGATGGATAAATCTTATTAACTGGAGAGGGTTTAGATATGAAAAAAATATTGAGCCACTAGAGGAGATAGAATATTCAGATAGAGCAGGGGTTGTTCGTATAGGTGGAAATTCAGATAGAGCTTGGAAAGAGAATATATATAAGTTTATAAAGACATTGAAAACAACAGGGAAGATAGAGGATTATAGTCAAGTTGCTTTTCTGTTTAAAAGTACTCGTTCATCAAGGGTAAAGGATTTAGGATCTTATCTTGAAGAAAGGGGGATCCCTGTATACTCACCACGTTCAAAAACTTTCTTCTATAAAAAGGAGATAAAGCTTGTAATGGGAGCATTACTTGCAGTTTTTCCACAAACCAAAGCATATGTTTTAGATAATGTTTATTTAGGAAGAACAGTAGCTTATTACAAAGATTGTCTTGGAACTTTAAAGAAAGAGAGAACAATTTTAGATGATGTTGAATTATATAATTGGCTTTTGGAAAAAAGAAAAGAGTATCTAAATTTTGGTGAGGAGAAGAGGGATAATTTTTCAGAGATCTTCTATTCACTATTTGCCTTTAAAACTTTTAAAAACTTAATTAATTTAGAGGTTGAAGGGGCAAAAGATGCAAGTGCAACATATAATTTAGGGCTATTCTCTAAACTACTAAAGCAATTTGAATTTATAAGCAAACTTGAAAAATTTACTATGGAGAATATTGAAAGAACTTTAAAATACTTTTTTATTACACATATGAAGCTTCTTTTTGAAGAGGAGTTAGATGAGTATGAAAATAAGGGAGAAACTCCAAAAGGGGCTGTATCTTTTATGACTATCCATCAAGCTAAAGGACTTGAATTTCCTGTTGTAATAGTTGGTTCATTGGAAAATGATCCATTGATAAGAGATAAAGCAGATGAGGAGATGCTGGAAAAACTTACAGGGATATATAATGAGTTTGAGCCAGAAGATCAAAGAGAGAGATTTGATTTTTGGAGAGTGTTCTATACTGCATTTTCTAGGGCTAAAAATCTTCTTGTTTTAACAAGTATAGAGAATAGATCTGGTGGAAAGGAGATACCTGCTAGAACTTTTAGACCTATATATGAAACAATTCCATATTTTACAGATGAGAATTTTAAAGATTTAGATATAGACAAACACAGTGGAACAGAGTTAAAAGAGAGTTTTTCATATACTAGGGATATTCTTTTGTATGATGAGTGCCCATTGAAATATAGATTTTTAAGAGAGTATGAGTTTGCAACTTTAAAGACAAATGAGATATCTTATGGATTGCTAGTTCATCAAAGTATAGAGGCAATCAACAAACAGGGGATAAAAAATCCAGATACTATTTTTGATGATGAAATAGTAAAAGATATTATAGAAAAAAGTAGTAATGGATTATACAATAGCATAAGAGCTTTGATTAGAAAAGTAGATAAAGATAGAGCTTTTACAGTGTTAAAAAAATATATTGAATATATAGGAAATGATTGGAAAAATATTTTAAGTAGTGAGGAAAAAATATATAGTGTAGAGGATAACTATCTTTTAGAAGGAATTGTTGACTTAATTTTAAAAAGAGATGGAAAGATACAATTAATTGATTTTAAAACAGGAAAATTCCAAGGATATGAAAGTGAAAATTTCTATATACATAAAAGACAGCTTGAAATCTATGGATATATTTTAAAGAAAAAATACTTAAATGAGGATATAGAACTATATATTTATTATGTAGGAGATGGAGAAGGTTCTATAATTAAAGTAGAGGCTGATGAAAAAAGCTTGGATATTGGAAAAGTTGAATTTGACAATATAGTAAAAAATATATTGGATAAGAGATTTGAAAGAAGAGCATTTTCAGAGGAAAGTTGTAAAAAGTGTGAATTTGTAGCTTATTGTAGAGGTGATAAATAA